The following nucleotide sequence is from Salvia miltiorrhiza cultivar Shanhuang (shh) chromosome 7, IMPLAD_Smil_shh, whole genome shotgun sequence.
ggtgaatTTGTATACAAAATTGAATCACAAGACTTCGAATTTCCATATATAATCAATGGTCCACTACTAATCTAACAACCAACACTGCAACTAAATATCTCCtttgaaattaaaaagaagaagaaagaaaatataatgAATTGCCCCTAGTTTCGATTTTGGTCCACCATGCAAGAAAGTACATTGTCATAAATTTGAAGAAAGTATGGTTTACTTGTGGTAGTCACAAATATTAGTTATACTTATATATagaggaagaaaaagaaaataaaagacagATACACACATGTAGTTTATTGCATAGAGGTTAGATTCTTTGAGAAAAACTTGTATCTCTCTTTGCAGGAGGTTCAACCACCACCAACTTTTTTTCGCTTGCTGATTTTAATGAATTCATTTTATCTGCAACCTATGTTTCGTGTCAGAGAAACCCCCTTATTCTTCACCctgtccctctctctctctctctctaacaattGCATTTGTGGCCTATAATTCAGTACCCCTTTCGCTCTTCTGCTTTCCTTTTATGCTCCTCGCATTCTTGCACGCAAATACCCCAGAAACGAGCTTCTCTAATCATGGCATTTTTCTCACTTTGATTTCTCCAAATTCtcgattttttctttattttccgAGGAAGATGATAATGGCGGTGAAATCTACCGCGAGAATGGGAGGGAGATTGTTGAATGAAATCTTGAGTTTCTTAGTGTTCAGTGTGTTGGACGTGGTGGATATGATTCTGTGCTACGTTTACAAAGTGGCGGATTTCTTCATCGAGGCGGAATGGAAGGCGTGCTActgctcctcctcctcctcctcctcggcCGTGGCCGGCGGTGGCAAGATCGTGGTGTCGGAGGCGGGGGAGTCCAAGATCGTGCGGCTGACCTGCAGCAAGCTGCACCTCGAGGAGATCTCCGACACGCTCTACACGCGCCCCTCCCTCGTGTCGGCCGTCTCAAAGTCCACCGTCATCCGCCCTTCCCGGAGGACCGGCCGTCCGGTCGTCGTTCACGGTGAACTCGACCGTTATCAACATGCTGCAGGGTAGGATTGGGCGGCTGCAGACGCTTCCCATTCCGAGGTGGTCGGATTGTAACTGCAAAACTTGCACCTCATGGACTGCTGCTTCATGCAGGGACACTCTCTTTGTCAAAGTTGACGGAGCTCCAGGAGGTATCAATCATGTCTCCCCTCTCATACCAAATCCTATTTCATCTCCTTGTTTCCAGCCGTTGGATGATAACATTTCAACGGCTGGAATTGGAGATGAAACACGATGATTTTGAAAAATCATCGTGTTAACCTATTAATATACCCACTTTTGATAAAGTATATATCATAAATATCAACTTCAATATAAACATGTAGATGATTTACTTTTCTATGATGACAATGGCggttgataaaaaaataaagaaaaaaaattaagtagaTTAAACATATTATTTCATTTGTTTCAATAAAATTGACATCTATTATATTTTGTACTGTCCGATTACAAGTgacatattttcataaatagcaaaaaaaaattaaccaatTTATGTACTCCTTAATTAACGTGCTCAAAAGTTTTGTGTCActtataatgaaaataaataagtacTCCATTTGTACCACCAATTTCGTCATCTTTCACTTTTCACACGTATTAAGAAAGTGTATTTAATCTTCtttattaatcaatttatatattatgtttttagtttttatacccttatttattactATGTTTacacatcattttcacatttaagtgaaacattaaataaggttgatttagtaaaataatatttttatatgacattaattaaaaaattggactatctttttgggacattccAAAATGAAATAAAGGACTAATTTCattggacggaggaagtattagataatttttttttggtatttattaaaaataaagtggGCAGTTTAAATTGGATTTAATTTGTTTAATAAATGAAAAGGCGGGGTTGTTTTGGGCGATCAGGAAATGCGCGGGAAGATGTTGTGTTCATTCATGGGTTTATATCGTCGTCTGCGTTTTGGACAGAGACGCTTTACCCAAATTTCTCCAAGTCTGCAAAATCAAAGTACAGA
It contains:
- the LOC130992877 gene encoding LOW QUALITY PROTEIN: probable lysophospholipase BODYGUARD 1 (The sequence of the model RefSeq protein was modified relative to this genomic sequence to represent the inferred CDS: inserted 2 bases in 1 codon), coding for MLLAFLHANTPETSFSNHGIFLTLISPNSRFFLYFPRKMIMAVKSTARMGGRLLNEILSFLVFSVLDVVDMILCYVYKVADFFIEAEWKACYCSSSSSSSAVAGGGKIVVSEAGESKIVRLTCSKLHLEEISDTLYTRPSLVSAVSKSTVIRPSRRXPAVRSSFTVNSTVINMLQGRIGRLQTLPIPRWSDCNCKTCTSWTAASCRDTLFVKVDGAPGGNAREDVVFIHGFISSSAFWTETLYPNFSKSAKSKYRLFAVDLLGFGRSPKPTDSLYTLKEHLDMIQRSVLEPYNVKSFHIVAHSLGCILALALAVKHPSAVKSLTLLAPPYFPTPKGEAATQYMMRRVAPRRVWPVIAFGASMACWYEHISRTICLVICKNHRVWEFLTKLLTRNRMRTYLMEGFFLHTHNAAWHTLHNVICGTAGKIETYLDEVKNRLKCDITIFHGRNDELIPLECSYNLQSRIPRAHVKVIENEDHITIVVGRQEAFARELEAIWRNASP